A genomic region of Tsukamurella pulmonis contains the following coding sequences:
- a CDS encoding DUF3817 domain-containing protein, producing the protein MNESLASKIVTAFKIVAFVEALTWVWLLVGMYGKWVGGDATAVRVPGMTHGMVFVLFVALTLAVAWVRKWDLKTLALGLLSTVPPLCSVVFEVWAQRAGKLDAPGTAAKAAEPADAIGG; encoded by the coding sequence ATGAACGAATCCCTCGCGTCCAAGATCGTCACGGCCTTCAAGATCGTCGCCTTCGTCGAGGCGCTCACCTGGGTCTGGCTGCTCGTCGGCATGTACGGCAAGTGGGTCGGCGGCGATGCGACCGCGGTTCGCGTCCCCGGTATGACCCACGGCATGGTCTTCGTCCTGTTCGTCGCGCTCACCCTCGCCGTGGCGTGGGTGCGGAAGTGGGACCTGAAGACCCTGGCGCTCGGCCTGCTGTCCACGGTGCCGCCGCTGTGCTCCGTGGTGTTCGAGGTGTGGGCCCAGCGCGCCGGCAAGCTCGACGCGCCCGGGACCGCGGCGAAGGCGGCCGAGCCGGCCGACGCGATCGGCGGTTAG
- a CDS encoding acetyl-CoA C-acetyltransferase has protein sequence MASSAPHQDPTVIVAGARTPFGKLLGSLKSQSGTDLGAVAIRGALEKSGVDPQTIDYVIMGQVLTAGAGQMPARQAAIAGGVPWDVPTLTINKMCLSGINAIALADQLIRAGEYEVVVAGGQESMTQAPHILTGSREGHKYGSVEMLDHTAYDGLHDVFTDQPMGGLTEQLNTTDAVTYSREEQDAFAADSHRKAAQAWADGKFADEVVPVEIPQRRGEPIRVSEDEGVRGDTTAESLAKLRPAFAKDGTITAGNASQLTDGAVAVVVMRKSKAQELGLDYLAEIGAHGVVAGPDSSLQHQPSNAIKKACEKQGIAPADLDLIEINEAFAAVGLASTADLGVDADKVNVDGGAIAVGHPLGASGARIVLHLALELARRGGGTGAAGLCGAGGQGDALIITVPGK, from the coding sequence GTGGCTTCGTCCGCACCCCATCAGGACCCCACGGTCATCGTCGCCGGCGCCCGGACGCCCTTCGGCAAGCTGCTCGGCTCCCTCAAGTCGCAGTCGGGCACCGATCTGGGTGCGGTCGCCATCCGCGGCGCGCTCGAGAAGAGCGGCGTCGACCCGCAGACGATCGACTACGTGATCATGGGGCAGGTGCTCACCGCCGGCGCGGGGCAGATGCCCGCCCGCCAGGCCGCGATCGCCGGCGGCGTCCCGTGGGACGTGCCCACGCTGACCATCAACAAGATGTGCCTCTCGGGCATCAACGCCATCGCTCTGGCCGATCAGCTCATCCGGGCCGGCGAGTACGAGGTCGTCGTCGCCGGCGGCCAGGAGTCCATGACCCAGGCGCCGCACATCCTCACCGGCAGCCGCGAGGGCCACAAGTACGGCAGCGTCGAGATGCTCGACCACACCGCCTACGACGGCCTGCACGACGTCTTCACCGATCAGCCCATGGGCGGGCTCACCGAGCAGCTCAACACCACCGACGCCGTGACCTACTCCCGCGAGGAGCAGGACGCCTTCGCCGCCGATTCGCACCGCAAGGCCGCGCAGGCCTGGGCGGACGGCAAGTTCGCCGATGAGGTCGTCCCGGTGGAGATCCCGCAGCGTCGCGGCGAGCCGATCCGCGTCAGCGAGGACGAGGGCGTCCGCGGCGACACCACCGCAGAGTCGCTGGCCAAGCTGCGCCCGGCGTTCGCCAAGGACGGCACGATCACCGCCGGCAACGCCTCGCAGCTCACCGACGGCGCCGTCGCCGTGGTCGTCATGCGCAAGAGCAAGGCGCAGGAGCTCGGCCTGGACTACCTCGCCGAGATCGGCGCGCACGGCGTCGTGGCCGGCCCCGACTCGTCGCTGCAGCACCAGCCGTCGAACGCGATCAAGAAGGCCTGCGAGAAGCAGGGCATCGCCCCGGCGGACCTCGACCTGATCGAGATCAACGAGGCCTTCGCCGCGGTCGGGCTCGCCTCCACCGCGGACCTCGGCGTCGACGCCGACAAGGTCAACGTCGACGGCGGCGCGATCGCCGTCGGCCACCCGCTCGGCGCCTCGGGCGCCCGCATCGTCCTGCACCTCGCGCTCGAGCTCGCCCGCCGCGGTGGCGGCACCGGTGCCGCCGGCCTGTGCGGCGCCGGCGGCCAGGGCGACGCGCTCATCATCACCGTCCCCGGGAAGTAA
- the mce gene encoding methylmalonyl-CoA epimerase, whose amino-acid sequence MTESQSRHSDHIAPAAHAVPAQYLLGIDHVGVAVSDFDAALQWYAQVLGMVCTHEEINEAQGVREGMLSPASLLAADGAPSSAAQLQVLAPLTPESTIAKFLDRNGPGMQQLAYRVSDLEAVTAHLREQGVRLLYDAPRSGTAGSRINFLHPKDAGGILVELVEPAS is encoded by the coding sequence ATGACAGAGAGCCAATCGCGACATTCCGATCACATCGCCCCGGCCGCGCACGCGGTGCCCGCGCAATACCTGCTGGGCATCGACCACGTCGGCGTCGCGGTGTCCGATTTCGATGCGGCCCTGCAGTGGTACGCCCAGGTGCTCGGCATGGTGTGCACGCACGAGGAGATCAACGAGGCGCAGGGCGTCCGGGAGGGGATGCTCTCCCCCGCCTCGCTGCTCGCGGCCGACGGCGCACCGTCGAGCGCGGCCCAGCTGCAGGTGCTCGCTCCCCTGACCCCGGAGTCGACGATCGCGAAGTTCCTCGACCGCAACGGCCCGGGCATGCAGCAGCTCGCCTACCGCGTCTCCGACCTGGAGGCCGTGACCGCGCACCTGCGCGAGCAGGGCGTGCGCCTGCTCTACGACGCTCCGCGCTCCGGCACGGCGGGTTCGCGGATCAACTTCCTGCACCCGAAGGACGCCGGCGGCATCCTCGTCGAACTCGTCGAGCCCGCATCCTGA